AAGTTAAtccaaacacaagaaaatgggaaaaatgTACTGGAGCTTCTTGAACTGAAAAATCCACATGATCTACGGACCCCAGTGAATCTATCCATGCATAAGTACACTTTCTTCAAGTGAGCCTGTGATTTTCTACTCTGCcactttttaatttaatgtGAGTTAATTAGTAGGAATAAAATCATTTGTTTTGGGTCAAGTTGGAGTTTATATGTAACAGAATTTCACATTCGTACTGCtaaatatatttgaatgatCCCTATGGAGGTACAATGattttaacttatttaaatttctaaCATAAAAGaagagatatttttttttgaacttacAAGAAAAGATATTTGGGAAGCAAAGATATAAAGAAGCAGTTTGTGAACAAGGAAAAATCAATTCTCCAGCTAATAGTTTGCCTAGCTTGCTACTTAATGGTCCAATTAGGCCTCAAATTTGTTTGCACTTGAGATAACATAACAGTCTCCGCAATCTTTGACGAAATTGTCAATTGTGTTGGTTTAGCTAATCCAGACATGCTGTCATAAGTACCTGTTTAAACTATACaataaaagacaagaaaagaGTCAAGGAAGCACTTAGCGTGAAGTATCACAACCACAGGGATCCCAAGTATAACCCTTTTGATTAGTTTTGCTCAACTTAATTATGTTTCAATGGCTCCTAACTCTCTGAGTTTGCTTATCACATACTTGAACCTATGAGATCTAACCAAAAATGCCTCATTTTTTCAATACAAAATCCTAGTACtacatattatatatgcaaATGGCATAAGAGGGGTGTAATAGGCAATAGTGTGctgttaaaaaagagagagaaaaatctaCTAAGGATGTCTCATTGTTTAAACAAGAATCATTACCTTTATCTAGCTTCAGACTCAGTTATTGTCACTTCATTTATAGAACAAGAAACTCCTGTGACTGAGTCCAATTTTTTGGAAGGTCCTCTGAAAATGAAAGCAGGTTGTTTAGGAGAAGGAAGAGTTCTTTCACTACTTAGCATGAGATGAACTGCTAACATAGTTGGTCGATCTACTACTTCTTCTtgtacacataacaacccaACTTGAATGCATCTCAAGACTTCATCAAAAACACATGACTCCTTTATCGATGAATCAACTATATCCAAAGCTCTATCTTCTCTCCATAGTTCCCAGACCTGTGGTTGGtagtattatataaaaaaagttgtaCTGTAAATGCAAACGGTAAAAGATTGTTGTTTTCTGTTACTTACATGCCCTATTAAAGTTAGGGAAGGGTGCTGTTGATAAGAATCGCTATTCTTTTTGCCACTTACGATCTCCAATAAGATGACCCCTAAACTAAAGacatttgattttgttgaaaactttcCAAATACTGCATACTCTAGTGACATATAACCACTGTAGGTAACTAGTATCAAAAGTAATCTTAAAGTTTGAataatgttttaatttatttgtatgcGTGCAATTCTAGTGTGTCTATGCTTATGCATGTTTTATACTTACTATGTTCCAACAATTCTAGTTGTCTTGTCTTGAGTTTGGCCCTCTTTGAATATACGAGCCATGCCAAAATCTGAAATCTTGGGATACATCTCAGCATCTAGCAGGACATTGCTGGTTTTAAGATCTCTATGGATAATCTTCAATCTTGAGTCTTGATGAAGATACAAAATCCCCCGAGCAATCCCAATAATGATTTCAAAGCGTTTACTCCAATTTAGGaatgaacttcttgtatgatctacaataaaatttgttcaaGTATATTCAAAATGTGATGTAATAGTGCTGAAATACGTGGTTTTAGGTACTtcaaatatattcttttttgcacatatataataaaggcACATCATGAAGGTTATAGATTTTTAGAAAGAAGacataccaaaaataaaagagtctaAACTTTTGTTGGGCATGTATTCATAAATAAGCATCTTTTCTCCCTCCTGAATGCAACAACCTAACAGTTTGACAAGATTCCTGTGTTGAAGTTTCGCAATCGACATAACTTCATTTTTGAATTCTTCTATTCCTTGTCTAGAACTCTTGGACAGCCTTTTTACAGCTATTTGTTGTCCATTAGATAATAGACCCTGAAATCATGACTCAAACTTAAGCTTACTCATGACCGTTATTTTAAAGCAACAAAGCTCTATCCGCTTCTTCAATAACTTTGGTCCTATCTTACAGTAATGgaatataaaatgataaaaaatttgcaagataTCAACAATGTCTATGAATTGTAATTGTACCTTATATACAGAGCCAAAACCACCTTGCCCAAGTTTGTTGGTAGGAGAAAAATTTTCTGTGGCAGCAACTATGCAGCTTAGATCAAAAATCAGTAAATCTGGATGTGTACCACTGTCCTTGAGCTCATTCCCCTCAAAAGAGCCTTTGGTACTCGTAATATGTAATGATTGATTGTGCACTTTTCTCTTCACTGTCCCTAAACATAATTGAGAGACATTGCTTAATATTACTTTGTAATTGAGCATCTATATAATATAGCTCACATCATGTGGACAAATCTAAATGACTCCTGATATATGGGACATTTTGTCATAGCTGAGCCAAACATATGTATATGAGAACAATACAATGCACAAGTGACTttatttaccttttttctttttctttttcttcttcattagcCAAATATAGGCTAGAAATGATACAGGAAATATTGACACAGCAATAGACACTAATGCTAAAGCCAGCTTCCTCTTCTTGCTAAGTGAACCTTTGGATTTCCTTATATACTTAgctgaaggaaaaaagaaaagaaaagaaagaaagtatgaAGAAAACATGATTCagaaattgaaaaagagagaatgaaactTATAAGAAAATGCAAGCAAGTGAAGAATGCTACCTAACTCAGTTGCATCTACACGAACATTTAGTTCTGACCCTTCATCTGTAAACTGTAAAGTGTCGATTAATTCACCATACCATGCCAAGCATCCGGTTCCCTTCCCATCAATATTCGTCCTGCTAAAAGCTGTGCAAGAACAATTCGTCAAGCATGCCTGCTCACACTCTGAGCTACTCATACTTGTGCCTATCAAAGCTCCATCAATTGATGAATCGGGAAGTTTCAAACGCTCCAATTTAACAAACCCTTCTCCATTTTTACACATGGACAACCCCGAGTTCTTCCTCACACAACCCTCAGAACCATCCCTGAAAATCCAATCCCTTGGAGACTTAGGCTCATACCCTGGCATACACATGCACTcaaacttattaatattatcagGATTGCATTTACTATACGGACCACATTGCCCATACTTGTCACACCGGTATTTAGGTACTGACCATTGTTCCTTCCACTGATGAACACCATCATCCCACATAAGATATCGAAGCAATCCAGTGTTGTCCAACACTACTCTTGTCATGATGGAAGGGTCATCATGAGAGTAGTAGGTAGACATTTCATCTTGgttgttaacaaaaaaaaacttcaaaccTGATAAGCTTGTTTCAGTGAATACATTATTCCCTAGCGAATATCTCCAATATGGGGTTGAACCGTTGTACAAAAACGATTGTGGAGAGCCATTAGGATTCATCTTAAGGCTATAGTTTCCAGTTCCAGGGTCATCTTTTGACTTCCAAGATGTTAGGAACATGTTTATCCCAGTCATAAGATTCAAGCCAAACTTCATGTTTGGAAGCTGAGTATCTGTAGGATGGTCAAAGCTTTGCCACAACTCCTTTGTGTTATTGTCCTGGACTAACACCAAGTTTCCTGAATCATGAAGCTGAGCTACTGAGGAGGTTGTCACTTGGTCTTGGACAGAAACATTTGTAGACCAAAGTAGAGGGTTATTACTGTCATGGAGGACAAGATCTCCATGTTGGTTGATTGAGAGAACTCCAGAAGAATCAATAATAGGATGGTTCCTATTTGCAACCCACACAACAGTTTGTGGTGTCACTTTGACATACCAAATGCCAAGATACCTGTAGCTAGACTTGCCAGGGCTGAAGAAGCCTAAGGCAAACTTGTTGTGTTTAGAAATCAAAGATTGGCCATCCTTGATGGATTGGTTTGTTGCTAAGGTGTCAAGGGAAGtgcaaaatttgaagaagagaATGATTAGAATCAAAGACTCGATCATTTTATTTTCAGCACATCCTTGTTTGTGCAAATGGTTTGTTAACATGGAacatttttgattttttgtggttgagaccctaaaaaaaaaaggtttgactAAGGTTTGTGCACATGGACTGCTGAGAATTCTCTAGTCGTCAATTTTTCAGCGAAGACTTTTGTTGACTATCATAACtattatttaaaacattttgaATATCATTTCTTTTTAGTTTGGGTAAATTCCAgtaaacttttcaaaaatgacCATCTTGGTTCCTAAtctcaatttgatccctaaacGCCGTTAGGGACCGTTACTTTACTCTCAGCCTTTCTTCCCTCTCAGAATGTTTATGTTCAATTCTAATATCTCTTAAGAGTCTTGAGTTCTATTCAAAGTGATTATACAAATATATGCACTTAGCCATATAAAACCTTAAACCCCCAAAAATTTCTGACCACAAAGCATACAAACATATCTATAATCATTCATACTCCAACAAAAACACTATATTAGACCAATTTTCAgacaaaatccaaatccaaaaaatacCCACAGATTCACAGATGATCATATCCAAACCTCACctttcaaacccaaatcaaaaatcaccccaaaaaaaaaaacccaatcccTAAACCAACCAAGACCTGAACCAACAAAGGAGGAGGAGAACGATCGGTGGCGTTGCCGGTGTGATTCGTTACCTGTGGTAGTTGCAGAGGTCGTGGGCCTCGTTCCCTTGACGTTTGGCACACAGACCTAGactcaaacccaaatccaaacagAAGCCTTCAGTGAGGAACCAGCAGCAGCGGTGGTGAGGAAAAGCTTGAAAATTCCTAGACAGCTGTTTTCATGGCACTGATtcgaagagagaaagagagcaagaTGATAGTTTTGCCGTTGTGGGTAAGAGAGAAGAGAGCgtatgagagggagagaagataGAACgtctgagagagagaatagaaagcgtttgagaaagagagaagacaAGGGTTTGAGAGGAGAAGCTGAGAATGAGTAACGGGCATAAAGCCGTTTAGGGTCCAATTATATTCAGGGACCAACTTggtcattttgaaaaattttggaggTTGTTGGTATTAGCCCAGGTTAGTTTATTGAAATTTACTTGTAAGCTTcatttggatagaatttattattggaagttgaaaattaaaaactgaaaatattataataaaataatttttaaatgtgtaaatagtattatgaaacttatttttaatatttttttaaataaagtgttTGTGGGTCTCATGAATAGTGTGTAAACAGTAACTTTATCTCCCACACAATAATTCtatgtgcatgaacagtaccagttactgttcacgcgccagaggaaaaaaaaaactaaaaacgcAAACTCAAAACGTAGACTTGTAACAGGTActttagagggcgtttggatatgGCTGAAAACTCACGTGTCTGGcgttttagcctttttttttttttcaagccgtGATTGTTGACTTTTTCTATGAACAGTACCagtggttttaattttttcattttcctgaACACGCGTTtatcactgttcattggccataaacagtgattttaggccaatgaacagtgattttagacgtgaacagtaatttttcacaattaaaaattattttgcaacaatattttttaattttcagtttcagtttttagctgtatctaaacagaccctaGTGCAACTTGATCTACTCGCTGATCAGCTCCTATAGCTGGATGCGTCAAACAGGTTGAAGATCGTGGCACACAATTGACACAAGTGCCTAGTTCAACAGACTATCGGTCTTCACTTTATTTGTATGGGGCCACAATGTTTTAGTAACGACAATCATGAGCAAACAAATCCAGACTTGGGGTTTTCACAGGTGGTTCTGTGAAAGCTCCATTCTTTCATTCTTTGGACCATTATATTCTGCTTCGGGCCACATCTTGAATGATGTTGCATAGATCACAAtagaccattttaaaaaattgtaaaacataTTGAGCTTGTACCATTACTCAAAAGTGTTAATAGAGGCAGGGCTACCCATCCTGCCTTGAGTTAGTAATGTGTTTTTAAAATGATGATTGATACAGTCGGGCCTTGCTAAGGACTGAAAGAGAAGCTAGTGACGATACACAGGGACATTAGTCATGTagtaaactttttttcttttattattattttttttttggcctaagGTTTTAGTTATATTCCATAAACTTCCAATTCATGTACGTATTGCAACATATATTTCAATGATAGAAAATGTttggtttcaaatttcaaattcaaatatgcTTGTAGTTATTTTGGTCCAACCCATAATATGGTGATTAAAAAGATACCTCGAAGTGTGtagttttaattatatgagtTTTTTAATGAACTAGTCGCGGACCCATGCGATACAtgggaataaataattattttttagttttagtataatatataatttgttctctaaattttgtaaaataatttatctctcaaaaaattaaaaaattacttttcatttatctatctcaaaaaatatatcatcattttatggtttggatttgtttgattgatattattcattttttgagTGGTCCATATTTTGCTAAATTATGTTATCttgcattatattttcctaatttttttcttatactactaaattatttaagtttcaaatatattattcaaaatttttattttcctaaaagagattatcatatttataatttttcctaTTATAAGGGTAGTTTCAAACTATTGATTGGGTATTGTTTACTAATATGGATACATGAGATTGGAACTGCATATTTCTTGGACATTCCTAAGAGACTAtaccatattataaatttaagatttaaaatattATGTAGAAAAAAGTATACTATGTCTGAAATTGAATACTTCACCTatcaaaatgaaagaaaataatttgtataaCAACGTAAAGAGAACATgatctaaccaaaaaaaaaaaaaaagattgcatagactttatttattaagatttaATTGCCTTTAACCGGATCTTTATATTGCATTTATTATTGTTCCTATGCTCTTATTGAGCCTCCTCATCCTTTACATCATTGGTTacattattattctttttattatttatattttacttttcaaattttgaaaatattaatatatatattggcttTGGCTTTAAACCAAACAAGCACATTGAACAATTTGAACCAGTAATAGCAACCAACCAATTGTCAGGGCTGGTTGAACAAGGAGCACGAATTTATCTTAGGCAGTTTTAAGTTTACGTattcatataatttaattttgatgttataactaaataataaatcaatgaaaaattgaaattaaaatatagtctatacatattcatcttgggcaattttaatatttgatagACACATTCAGATACATAGCcaagattgtattttgatataaatataaaagacaaaacttaggtacagtacttaaggtgttgttccttaggttcctttcttatgatttagTCATGTGACTACTTAATTAAAACATACATTTTCattccatgagaaaaaatccacatgatATAATCTTAAGAaaggaacctaaggaacagtaCCTAAGTCTTACTCAAATATAAA
The sequence above is drawn from the Castanea sativa cultivar Marrone di Chiusa Pesio chromosome 5, ASM4071231v1 genome and encodes:
- the LOC142635995 gene encoding G-type lectin S-receptor-like serine/threonine-protein kinase At1g11410 isoform X4, with protein sequence MKFGLNLMTGINMFLTSWKSKDDPGTGNYSLKMNPNGSPQSFLYNGSTPYWRYSLGNNVFTETSLSGLKFFFVNNQDEMSTYYSHDDPSIMTRVVLDNTGLLRYLMWDDGVHQWKEQWSVPKYRCDKYGQCGPYSKCNPDNINKFECMCMPGYEPKSPRDWIFRDGSEGCVRKNSGLSMCKNGEGFVKLERLKLPDSSIDGALIGTSMSSSECEQACLTNCSCTAFSRTNIDGKGTGCLAWYGELIDTLQFTDEGSELNVRVDATELAKYIRKSKGSLSKKRKLALALVSIAVSIFPVSFLAYIWLMKKKKKKKKGTVKRKVHNQSLHITSTKGSFEGNELKDSGTHPDLLIFDLSCIVAATENFSPTNKLGQGGFGSVYKGLLSNGQQIAVKRLSKSSRQGIEEFKNEVMSIAKLQHRNLVKLLGCCIQEGEKMLIYEYMPNKSLDSFIFDHTRSSFLNWSKRFEIIIGIARGILYLHQDSRLKIIHRDLKTSNVLLDAEMYPKISDFGMARIFKEGQTQDKTTRIVGTYGYMSLEYAVFGKFSTKSNVFSLGVILLEIVSGKKNSDSYQQHPSLTLIGHVWELWREDRALDIVDSSIKESCVFDEVLRCIQVGLLCVQEEVVDRPTMLAVHLMLSSERTLPSPKQPAFIFRGPSKKLDSVTGVSCSINEVTITESEAR
- the LOC142635995 gene encoding G-type lectin S-receptor-like serine/threonine-protein kinase RKS1 isoform X1; the protein is MLTNHLHKQGCAENKMIESLILIILFFKFCTSLDTLATNQSIKDGQSLISKHNKFALGFFSPGKSSYRYLGIWYVKVTPQTVVWVANRNHPIIDSSGVLSINQHGDLVLHDSNNPLLWSTNVSVQDQVTTSSVAQLHDSGNLVLVQDNNTKELWQSFDHPTDTQLPNMKFGLNLMTGINMFLTSWKSKDDPGTGNYSLKMNPNGSPQSFLYNGSTPYWRYSLGNNVFTETSLSGLKFFFVNNQDEMSTYYSHDDPSIMTRVVLDNTGLLRYLMWDDGVHQWKEQWSVPKYRCDKYGQCGPYSKCNPDNINKFECMCMPGYEPKSPRDWIFRDGSEGCVRKNSGLSMCKNGEGFVKLERLKLPDSSIDGALIGTSMSSSECEQACLTNCSCTAFSRTNIDGKGTGCLAWYGELIDTLQFTDEGSELNVRVDATELAKYIRKSKGSLSKKRKLALALVSIAVSIFPVSFLAYIWLMKKKKKKKKGTVKRKVHNQSLHITSTKGSFEGNELKDSGTHPDLLIFDLSCIVAATENFSPTNKLGQGGFGSVYKGLLSNGQQIAVKRLSKSSRQGIEEFKNEVMSIAKLQHRNLVKLLGCCIQEGEKMLIYEYMPNKSLDSFIFDHTRSSFLNWSKRFEIIIGIARGILYLHQDSRLKIIHRDLKTSNVLLDAEMYPKISDFGMARIFKEGQTQDKTTRIVGTYGYMSLEYAVFGKFSTKSNVFSLGVILLEIVSGKKNSDSYQQHPSLTLIGHVWELWREDRALDIVDSSIKESCVFDEVLRCIQVGLLCVQEEVVDRPTMLAVHLMLSSERTLPSPKQPAFIFRGPSKKLDSVTGVSCSINEVTITESEAR
- the LOC142635995 gene encoding G-type lectin S-receptor-like serine/threonine-protein kinase At1g11410 isoform X2, translated to MLTNHLHKQGCAENKMIESLILIILFFKFCTSLDTLATNQSIKDGQSLISKHNKFALGFFSPGKSSYRYLGIWYVKVTPQTVVWVANRNHPIIDSSGVLSINQHGDLVLHDSNNPLLWSTNVSVQDQVTTSSVAQLHDSGNLVLVQDNNTKELWQSFDHPTDTQLPNMKFGLNLMTGINMFLTSWKSKDDPGTGNYSLKMNPNGSPQSFLYNGSTPYWRYSLGNNVFTETSLSGLKFFFVNNQDEMSTYYSHDDPSIMTRVVLDNTGLLRYLMWDDGVHQWKEQWSVPKYRCDKYGQCGPYSKCNPDNINKFECMCMPGYEPKSPRDWIFRDGSEGCVRKNSGLSMCKNGEGFVKLERLKLPDSSIDGALIGTSMSSSECEQACLTNCSCTAFSRTNIDGKGTGCLAWYGELIDTLQFTDEGSELNVRVDATELAKYIRKSKGSLSKKRKLALALVSIAVSIFPVSFLAYIWLMKKKKKKKKGTVKRKVHNQSLHITSTKGSFEGNELKDSGTHPDLLIFDLSCIVAATENFSPTNKLGQGGFGSVYKGLLSNGQQIAVKRLSKSSRQGIEEFKNEVMSIAKLQHRNLVKLLGCCIQEGEKMLIYEYMPNKSLDSFIFDHTRSSFLNWSKRFEIIIGIARGILYLHQDSRLKIIHRDLKTSNVLLDAEMYPKISDFGMARIFKEGQTQDKTTRIVGT
- the LOC142635995 gene encoding G-type lectin S-receptor-like serine/threonine-protein kinase At1g11410 isoform X3 codes for the protein MLTNHLHKQGCAENKMIESLILIILFFKFCTSLDTLATNQSIKDGQSLISKHNKFALGFFSPGKSSYRYLGIWYVKVTPQTVVWVANRNHPIIDSSGVLSINQHGDLVLHDSNNPLLWSTNVSVQDQVTTSSVAQLHDSGNLVLVQDNNTKELWQSFDHPTDTQLPNMKFGLNLMTGINMFLTSWKSKDDPGTGNYSLKMNPNGSPQSFLYNGSTPYWRYSLGNNVFTETSLSGLKFFFVNNQDEMSTYYSHDDPSIMTRVVLDNTGLLRYLMWDDGVHQWKEQWSVPKYRCDKYGQCGPYSKCNPDNINKFECMCMPGYEPKSPRDWIFRDGSEGCVRKNSGLSMCKNGEGFVKLERLKLPDSSIDGALIGTSMSSSECEQACLTNCSCTAFSRTNIDGKGTGCLAWYGELIDTLQFTDEGSELNVRVDATELAKYIRKSKGSLSKKRKLALALVSIAVSIFPVSFLAYIWLMKKKKKKKKGTVKRKVHNQSLHITSTKGSFEGNELKDSGTHPDLLIFDLSCIVAATENFSPTNKLGQGGFGSVYKGLLSNGQQIAVKRLSKSSRQGIEEFKNEVMSIAKLQHRNLVKLLGCCIQEGEKMLIYEYMPNKSLDSFIFDHTRSSFLNWSKRFEIIIGIARGILYLHQDSRLKIIHRDLKTSNVLLDAEMYPKISDFGMARIFKEGQTQDKTTRIVGT